A window of the Gossypium hirsutum isolate 1008001.06 chromosome A03, Gossypium_hirsutum_v2.1, whole genome shotgun sequence genome harbors these coding sequences:
- the LOC107886702 gene encoding NAC domain-containing protein 83, with protein MMAKLNFVKNGVLRLPPGFRFHPTDEELVVQYLRRKVLSWPLPASIIPEVDVCKADPWDLPGDLEQERYFFSTREAKYPNGNRSNRATLSGYWKATGIDKQIVSCSGNQVVGMKKTLVFYRGKPPEGTRTDWIMHEYRLVTADTCNAPHKKNQTQNHVVAVENWVLCRIFLKKRSGATKREDDGLQCCNEKGVGKARRKSPVFYEFLSKERTDLYLAPASSSSCSSGITQVSNDNADDHEESSSCNSFPYFRRKP; from the exons ATGATGGCGAAGCTTAATTTTGTAAAGAACGGTGTGCTTAGATTGCCTCCTGGGTTCCGCTTCCATCCTACTGATGAAGAGTTAGTGGTTCAGTACTTGAGAAGAAAGGTGCTTTCTTGGCCCTTACCTGCCTCTATCATACCTGAAGTTGATGTTTGCAAAGCTGATCCTTGGGACTTGCCAG GTGACTTGGAACAAGAGAGGTACTTCTTTAGCACAAGAGAAGCCAAGTATCCCAATGGGAACAGATCCAACAGAGCCACACTTTCAGGATATTGGAAAGCCACAGGAATTGACAAACAAATTGTAAGTTGTAGTGGCAACCAAGTAGTGGGTATGAAGAAAACACTGGTTTTTTATAGAGGAAAGCCCCCAGAGGGAACTAGGACCGACTGGATCATGCACGAATATCGCCTTGTTACCGCTGACACCTGCAATGCCCCACATAAGAAGAACCAAACTCAG AACCATGTGGTGGCAGTGGAAAATTGGGTGTTGTGCCGCATATTTTTGAAGAAAAGAAGTGGTGCTACTAAAAGAGAGGATGACGGCCTGCAATGTTGCAACGAGAAGGGAGTTGGTAAAGCAAGGAGAAAGAGCCCTGTTTTCTATGAATTCCTGAGCAAGGAGAGGACAGACCTATATCTTGCCCCAGCATCCTCCTCATCTTGCTCCAGTGGGATCACACAGGTGTCAAATGATAACGCGGATGACCATGAAGAAAGCAGCAGTTGCAATAGTTTTCCTTATTTTAGAAGAAAACCTTAA